In Danio aesculapii chromosome 17, fDanAes4.1, whole genome shotgun sequence, the sequence AAATctgcaaagacagagtttattgaaggacagagagaacatgagtgatccagaaccctgcagaattgaACTGGAAGACACTgaagaacaaacaggttggtgATTATTGCTGATTTTCcatttatttgagatttttttattctaacaaaaacaaatctgaatgCTTAATGTGTTTCAATAAAATTGAAAGTTTGTCAGTGATTTCAGTCTGCTTTCACATTTTGCTCAGATTTTTAtgacttaattatttttaattttcttattattcttctcAGACCTTAAAGAGAATGAAGAGAGCAAAGGCGACAAACTTTTTGGAGACAAGAAGTACTTTACCTGCAGTCAGTGCGGAAAGAGTTTGCGAAGCAAAAAcaatcttaagattcacatgaggatccacactgaaGAGGAACCATTTACCtgtactcagtgtggaaagagtttcatacaattatcacaccttaatcaacacatgatgattcacactggagagaaaccgttcacatgtactcagtgtgggaagagattcacacaatcatcacaccttaatcgacacatgaggatccacactggagagaaaccatttacctgtactcagtgtggaaagagtttcatacaatcatcacaccttaatcaacacatgatgattcacactggagagaaaccatttacctgtactcagtgtgggaagagtttcatacaatcatcacaccttaatcaacacatgatgattcacactggagagaaaccatttatctgtactcagtgtgggaagagtttcagagaatcatcacaccttaatcgacacatgaagattcacactggagagagaccacacaaatgtgatcaatgTGGCAAAACATTTTCTATGGCTCCAGAGCTGAAGAtccatcttagagttcatacaaaggagaaacCGTATTCCtgttctgagtgtggaaagagttttacacaGAAGGCACATTTAATAcaacatcagaagatccacactggtgtgagagagtatatgtgctttgagtgtgagaagacttttatttcagctggagaTTTGAAAcagcaccagaggattcacactggagagaaaccatacaagtgttcacactgcgacaagagattcagtcagtTGAGATCTCTGAAAACACATcaaatgattcacactggagagaaaccatatacgtgttcacactgcgacaagagattcaatcAGTCAGGAgagctgaaaacacatgagaggattcacactggagagaaaccttacaagtgttcacactgcgacaagagattcagtaagttgagacatctgaaaacacatgagaggattcacactggagagaaaccttacaagtgttcacagtGTGAGAAGAGATTCAGTCAGCTAGTAAACCTGAAGACACACaaaaggattcacactggagagaaaccgtattcATGTGATCAGTGTCTGAGGAGTTTCACACAGTTGATTGATCTTAAGAgacacatgaaaatccacactggagaaaagcagcacatgtgaaatcaatgcAGCAAAAAAGTTTCTCATCTGGAACGAGTGTCAATATCAGAAAATACAGGTGTGAGTAGGGCTGGGCATGATCAAGCAACACTCATGATCaaattcatcaaatttgcttaaacgtTCTGAAGTAtgactatattttacaagcaaggattctgacacaccaacattaAGCAGATAATTTACAAAAGTTTCGTGTAAGGGGCGAAACAAATCAaagttaatgaaacatttgagggcgcaTGATCAACTAAGGAGTCACAATGGAATCAATCAAGGCAGACGGATGccctgtctttgacagcttgtgacaccATCTGGCAAtttcactgagtatgtttacatggacaccaatactctgattttaatatgattaagacaacactctgattaagagtcatgtaaacagctatttttgattaccttaaggGACCACAGACACTTGCGtcgcgaaatgcagaggtttttacTTTCTATTCAGCATGCAGTAtcaaatttaatcaaaataacactcttccaccagcACCGGTATTGAAATAACCCAAACCGACACTCAACCCTaggtgtgagagagtgagtgtggaAAGTCTGTccatttgttttgtgtattttgtttccTCAATAAATTTTCTTTACTCTGAGGTTCAAGATTCTCTCCTGTTTTACTACACTTACTTTGTATATTGTAATAATTTGAGCTGGGGGACAGATATTACACGGGACTATTTTGAATTAACTTTTATCGCCCCTCTCTAGCTTTTAGTCTTAGATgtactgtcatgatcaccagcaatctagtagCTGCAGATcgctaaaggactacaaatcagccctttatggactacatattcagtcatgccacacacacacacacacacacacacacacacctactccaaggctgtttctcaattccaagaacgcagagaacggatttgtgttcttgtggagaccggtcttgccaagtgTCCTCGGAAAAACGAACTCTGgtgaccacgagaacagagaatgtGTCCTGTGACAAATgaaatgctgcgttcttcctaatggtcacgtgaccttcattTTATacggttgcttttacagcatcgatgttgtaatgtaattcaaatacaatcagttaaacagactttggcattcatttagttgctcaaacGTAAAACGAGACAGAAAGCCGTTTCCTCGAACGCGCCCGTCAGAGTGTGGAAAGTCTGTccatttgttttgtgtattttgtttccTCAATAAATTTTCTTTACTCTGAGATACAAGATTCTCACCTGTT encodes:
- the LOC130244604 gene encoding gastrula zinc finger protein XlCGF57.1-like; the encoded protein is MSDPEPCRIELEDTEEQTDLKENEESKGDKLFGDKKYFTCSQCGKSLRSKNNLKIHMRIHTEEEPFTCTQCGKSFIQLSHLNQHMMIHTGEKPFTCTQCGKRFTQSSHLNRHMRIHTGEKPFTCTQCGKSFIQSSHLNQHMMIHTGEKPFTCTQCGKSFIQSSHLNQHMMIHTGEKPFICTQCGKSFRESSHLNRHMKIHTGERPHKCDQCGKTFSMAPELKIHLRVHTKEKPYSCSECGKSFTQKAHLIQHQKIHTGVREYMCFECEKTFISAGDLKQHQRIHTGEKPYKCSHCDKRFSQLRSLKTHQMIHTGEKPYTCSHCDKRFNQSGELKTHERIHTGEKPYKCSHCDKRFSKLRHLKTHERIHTGEKPYKCSQCEKRFSQLVNLKTHKRIHTGEKPYSCDQCLRSFTQLIDLKRHMKIHTGEKQHM